TGGAGTCCGTCGTCTCCACCCGGAATCGCTCTATCTTCACCGGCAGCCATGAGGGCACGGGTGAGTCGTCGCCCCAGGTTGTCCGCGTGACGATGTAGCTCTCGTCCTCGGCAACATCCACCAGTCGATGCTGAGTGCGGCGCTTGGCTCCGTTGTAGGTGAACGCCTGTGCCATCCCCGTGGTGCCAACGGTGTAGCTCGGCGCGGTCGAGTCGGTGCCCGGCGTGTAGGTCGGGAGATTGGAAGGCAGATAGGCCAGTTCAGGCAGGCCCGTGGCGCTGTCGTACTCAATCGCGGTCACCCAGGCATCCGAGTCGACGATGACCGCGTGCCGAATGATCGAGGTTGGCGTCGTGCCAGAACCCGACGGCGCCGGGCCGACTTGTGCCATGTCAATGTAGGTCGTGCGATTGACGAGCCAGGTGCTCATCCCCGAGTCGAAGTACTCCTCGCGCACCCGCGTCGTCCAGAGGTCGACGGGTTCGCCGTAGCTCCAGTAGTCGAAGATGTACCTCATCGGCTGCGTCGTCCCCGAGGCGACCGAACATCCACAGGAGCTCTGCGAGTACTCGACGAGTACGCGCCGCTCCCCGCTTGGCTCGTACGCTTCGATGATCTTCGACGCAAGGTCGACGATGAGTACGAGCTCGCTCTCGATCGCGTCACCGTCATCAGGCTGGGTGAGAATTCCTGCCGCAGCCAGTTCGAGGCGCGTCGAGGGTGCGCCGAGTCCCGAGCGCGCCGCGAGATACTCGATCTGCTGCGGACCGATCACCATCTTGAGCTGGTGCGCAGCGCCGACCCATGTGAAGTCGCGCTCGCCGAAGTTGACGCCACTGGAGGCGCCAGTGCCGCCGTGATAGCGGTACTGGGTGATCCGCCTGTACCAGACCGGCTCGTCAGAAGAAGCTCCTGGGGCCGGATCGATGCGCTCGGAGCGCGTCACCTGCACGAGGTCGCCGCTCGAACCCAAGTCGGGACTCGCGCCGATGACATCGTCGAAGTAGAGGTAGTCCGTTCGCGCGATCGGCACCGCCGTCGACGACTCGCCGCCGGTCCACCGCAGCGCCACGACACTTCGCAGACGACCGAGGTCCGCTGATGCCTGGTCGAGGATCCAGACGAAGCGCACTTCCGCCTCGATGTCATCCGGAGCGACGCCGCCGGCAGGCGTGAACACGATCCGGCTCAACCGCGCCACCGGGGCCTCGCTGGTGGGGAACACGATGTACTCGAAATGCCGCGCATTGCCATACTCGTCAGCCCAACGGACCGGCAGACCCACGAGCGCGTCATCGGGCTCCTCGACATCTTCCGCGCATTCCTCGAGAGCCTCGCTCGGCTCCTCGGTCGAGCGCTTCATTCGGTAGTAGTCGATCTCCCAGCCGCCCGGCTCGCGGACTCGATAGGTTGGAACGACGCGATCACCGACGCAGAGCTGGGTGGCCTGCACAGTCTGGTGCGTCCGTCCGGCGAGGAGGAGCGGCGTGCCATCGACCGTCGCGAGAGGACCGGTCGTGGTCGAGATCGGTGCCATCGCCTGGAGACCGGTGTTCGAGCCGAACTGCACCGTGGTCCCAGTCTCCTTCGCGCGGGCAAACGCCGACAGCGACCACTTCTCGCCGCTCAACGGCTCCGGCGTCCATCCGGGCTCACTTCGGTAGGTTCGCGTGAGTGCGTAGCTTCCACTGCTCAGCGCGAGGGCAAGATCCGTCTCCCGCTCGACCTTGTGGCCGTATCGCAGATCGACCGGCATGATCCAGAGATCGGGGTTGTTGCAGGTGAGCGTTCGGAGCGCTTCAAGCGGTCCTGGACCAACGCCGCAGAAGCCACAAGCACCCTCGTCCCAGAGGCCATACGCGGCACCCTCCGGATCCTCGATGAAGTCCGGCGGGAACGGATTCAGGATGATGTCACAGTCGTCGCCGGCGGAGAGCAGAAGCAGGAGCTCGGCCTGAAGGAGCGGACCGCCCGAGGGCATGGCCTCGACCAACCACTCTTCAAGACAGCCGACCAATGCGGTGCAGCGCATCGGTGGACCAGCCGCATCGGCGGCGGCAATGTACTCAGCAGTAAGCGCGATCACATCGTCCCGCGTCATCGCACCGGCCTCGCCGGGCGGCGGATAGCACGCGAGCGAACTCGTCAGCAGACTGCTGAGGTCGGTGCATCCCCACGAAACGCCGTCTCCGTCCTGATCGCCAGCCTCCACGTCACCCCAGCGATCCGACGCGCCACCGCCTGGGTTCCCGCAATACCCACATGAGCCGATCGACCCCGCAACGCTCGCGGTAACCGACGTGAACTGCGCCGCCGTCGGCGTGAAGCCGAGCACGCCCGGAAGACACGCGCTCACTTCAGTGCAGAAGCTCCCTCCCGCGCTCGTCGCCCACGCGGCGCCATGCTGCTCGAACCAAGCCGCCGCGAGCTCGACCCTGAGGGTCGGGACGGTGATTCCCGTCGCGCTTGCCACCGCCCCCAAGTCCGGACCATCCACAGAGTCGGCGAGATTGAAAAGCTCGGTCAACCCCGTACAGTCCGAGTTCTCCTCAATGGTCAGAGTGACGAGCGCGTTGACCATCCACCACTTGTAGACCTGAGCGAGACCGTCGTCAGTCCGCATCGACGGTGGCCAGCAGCTCTGGCAAACACCCAATCCAACGCACAACTCCTGATGAAGACGCTCCTTGAACGCAGTGGGCGTCGAGAGTGGCGCAGCAATGAGCTCGCCCGCCGGTGGCATGCACCAGAACCAGCTTGCGTCCAGGCCAGGCAGCGTGGTCGGCACCCAGGTGAGGCCAACAACACAATGCTCCTCGATGGTCTCCTGCGCGTCTTCGGGATCAGTGCATGGCAGGACAGGTTCAAGGACCTGAGCCTTCACCGTTAGCCCAAAGGAGCAGGCGAGGACGACACCAATTGCCCTCGATCGACGTCCCGCGAACTGACACATTGTCATCTGATGCCGCCTCTCGAATGTCGTATCCACAAGGAACGGACAACTATCGCGCCGACCCTCTGGGGGTCGCAAGTCAAACACCCGGGCACCGAGGCGACGACTTCTCCCACGCGCCGTCCGGACCCCACAGAACTTCCCACTTGACTAATTACAACCTCGACGCGCTAGAGTCAATCGGGGCGCGATGGTCGTGTGGATGAACGGTGGACGAATTGATCCGATGGCTTCGCCTTTGCGCCGCCCGGTACCATCAAGGGGCAGTTGTCGCGCGGCCTCGGCGGCGGCGCGGACGCTCGTTTCGTGGCCCCATTCTGGAGGATCGATCCATGCCGAAGCTTCTCTTGGTCGGAGCGATCGCGATCGCGTCCGGTGCGTTCACTTCGCTCGCACTGATCAATGTCCAACAGGCCCCCCCTCCACCCCCAACGCCGCTGGCTGTCGCGACACTCGATGTTGCAGCACGGCTCGGCTTCTTGCCGGAGGTCTTGGCCGCCGCCGGGGTCAACGGTACGCAGGCCACCGGAATCCTCGCCAACCTCGCCGACAGCGCGACGCTTGTCGCCGCGCTCGAAGGCGCGGACGAGTCCGCATCAAGTGCCGGTGCCGCATTGACCGCGGCGCAAGAGGCGGCGCGCGGGCCCTTCGCGACCAGTCAATCTCCTGCCACAGTCGCCGCCGCACAGGCAGCCTACGAAACGGCGCTGACGGCACGAGCAGCCGCGAGAGCGGCGCTCTTCGATGCCGCCACAAGCGGACTCGGCTCCGAGGTGAAGACCCGCCTGGCTCATGCCACGACCGCCTTTGTTCACAATGTGCCGACCTCGTTCACCGTCGTCGAGCGCTCGCCAGAGGCGTGGCTCGACATCCAGTCGGCGCTTGTTGCCGAAGCTCGTGCGGCGAGGATGTCCACGACCCTCTCGGAAGATCACGCCGCGCTCCTTGCCGCCGTCCGGGCCGAAGAGGCAGTCGTCGCCGCGCAAACGAGCCTCGACGGTGGACTTGGCAGCGTTCAGACAGCGTTCGCGGCGGCTGCGGCGCCGGGAGGCAACTGACGCAATCCTCGAGCAGAGGCGTTAGGCGCCGTGATCAGGCCGAGTCGGTCGCCTGAGAGAGGGTCATCCCATGTTCCTAAAGGCGAGTCGACCGGCAACGATCCTGTGCAAGTGCCGTCGGCGACGAGTGTCGGCGATCCTGATCACTGGTGCCCTCAGCACCCTGCTCTTGGTTCATTCGTCCGCGCTCAGCCAGGGCGCACCCGATCGCGCCGACCGCATCACACTCAACGGCGAGATGGAGCTCGCGCGCCTCGTCGACCTCGCGGCGAAGCGGCTCGACCTCGACATCGAGTACGACGCCCCCGGAATCAAGGGAACCGTCACGATTCGAGTTTCAAGTGACCTCACGAACGATGAACTCTGGGCGCTCACCAATGAGCTGCTCGCGGCCCGCGGATTCGCGACGGTGCGGAGACCTGGTGCCCGAGTGGTGAGCGTGGTGAGGATGGCGGACGCCCCCGGAAGTGCGCGGCTTGATCGGGAAGGCGACGACCCCGATCTCTCGGGCTTCGCGACGATGATCCTCCGAGCCGAGCACCGAGACCCCAAGGCGCTCATCGAGGCGATCAGGCATGTGCTCTCGAAGCCGTCCGGCTCGATCATCCAGCTTGGCGACGGACCGCTGCTTCTCCTCACGGATTACCGCTCGCGCATCGAGCAGGCGGAGTACATCAAGAGCCTCGTCGACCTCCCATTCGGCGAGGTTGTCTTCTCGACATACGCCGTCGAGAACCTCAGACCTTCGGAGCTGATCGCGCTCGTCTTAGGTGCCGTCGCCGGGCGGGACGAGATCGCGGGCCGAAAGCTCAAGGGGAAACTGATCGCCTCGCCGGACGGCGGTTCGATCATCGTCACGGCTCCCCCGGAAGACCTCGTGATCTGGCGGAGCATGCTTTCGACCTTCGATCAACGGAGTCCTGTCGAGACACGCACTTACACGCCCCGCCACTTCGCCCCCGGAGAAGTGGGTTCGCTCCTCGCCCAGACCGCGCGTGACGCTGGACCGAAGGGTTCCGGGGACAGGTGGAAGATCGTCGTCGACGACTTCACGGGCACGCTCATCGTGACCGCAACGCCTTCAGAGCATGAGTCCATCCGCGGAGTGATCGAACGGCTCGACTCGGCGCCCCCCGGAAGTCGCCGGCAGATGCGCACCTACATCGTGAAGAACCGGCCGGTGAAGGAGGTCGTGACGCTTCTCAACGACCTCGTCTCGACCGGCCAGCTCGGCGCCTCGGACACGGATCTCACACTCGCCGAACCGCGCAGGCCATCACCTGAGGCGGTCTCTCAGCGCACCGAGCGCGATGTGCTTCCTCAGGGCGCGACACCGCTCTTCCAGCCACCACCGGAAGCCAGACCATCGGGCAGCGGAACCGTTCGCACCACTCGACACGGCCAGTCCCCCGGCATGGGCGACGGGTCGGGAGCTGTTCTCACGATCACTGCGGACGAGGGCACGAACTCGATCATCGTCGTCGGCGAGCCGCGCGTCCTCGCACAGATCGAGCAGATCCTGAGGACACTCGATCTCAGGCAGCCGCAGGTGATGCTTGAAGTGCTCTTCGTCCAGCTCACCGACAACCAGTCGATGGAGCTCGGCGTCGAACTCTCGAAGATGGAGATCAACGGCAGCACGCTCTGGTCGCTGTCGTCACTCTTCGGCATCGCGCCGCCGATCCCCGCGCCGACCTCGACGACGACGGCCGCGGTTGCGCCGACTGCGAATGTGCCGGCGCTCCAGGGGTTCACGGGCGTCGTCCTCCGCCCAGGTGACTTCAGCGTGCTTGTCCACGCGCTCGAACAGGTGAACAAGGGGAAGGCGCTCAACATCCCCAAGGTGCTCGTCACGAACAACGCCGACGCGACACTGACATCGCTCCTTCAGCAGCCGGTGCTCTCGACGAACGCCTCGACCACCGTCGCAACCACATCGTTCGGCGGCACGCAGGACGCAGGTACGACGGTCAAGGTGCGCCCTCAGATCGCCGAGCGCGACCATCTCATCCTCGACTACTCGGTCGCGATCTCGAACTTCGTCGGCGCTTCGAGCAATCCGTCGCTGCCGCCACCGCGCCAGCAGAACACGCTGCAGAGCATCGTCACGATCCCTGACGGCTACACGGTCGCGGTCGGTGGACTGGAGCTTGAGTTCGAGGCGCAGTCGGTCTCGCAGATCCCGTTCGTGGGCGACATCCCCCTGATCGGCGAACTCTTCAAGAACCGGGTGACGAGCGACAACAAGTCGAAGTTCTATGTCTTCATCCGCGCGAATGTGCTTCGCCACGGCGCGTTCGAGGATCTCAAGTATCTCTCCGAGCAGGACGCGATCGCCGCGAAGATCGACTCCGACGCACCGGCCGTCGAACCCAGGGTCATCCGATGACCCCCGGAAGTGAATCACGATCGTTCGTGGGCTCGATCCCTCGCGACTTCGCGCGGCGGCATCTCGTCGTCCCCGGAGAAGCGAGCGGTGAAGTTGAAGAGCTCCTTGTCAGCGATCCCCCGCCAGTGCCGGAGGTGCTGCACAACATCTCGGTTCGACTTCGGCGTCCGATCAGCACGCGCGTCGCCGACGCGGAATGGATCGCGCGCGAGATCGACCGCATCTTCGAGGAAGCACGACGCTCGACACCCGCAACGGAGGATGACTCGACAACGCGGCACGGCACTGGCACCGATGCCTCAGCAGGTGACAACCCCTCGTCTGGCGGCGGAGTGGAATCGCTGCTCGCGGCCGCCGATCGCGATCTACTCAACATCGACGGCAAGGGTTCACTCGTTCGACTCGTCGACGCGATCCTCTTCGAAGCGCTCGGTCGCGATGCGAGCGACATCCATCTTCAACCGCTCGTCGACCAATGCAAGGTCCGCTACCGGATCGATGGTGTGCTGCATGATGTCCGGTCCATCCCTCCGGGGGTCGCGCTCTCGGTCACCAGCCGCATCAAGGTGATGGGCAGGATGGACATCGCGGAGCGCCGTGTTCCGCAGGACGGCCGCGCGACAGTGACGATCGGCACACGCGTGATCGACCTGCGGATCTCGACGGTGCCGACGAGTCACGGCGAGCGTGTGGTGCTGCGACTTCTCGATCACTCGCGCGAGCTACAGGATCTCCAGGGGCTCGGCATGCCGCCCGAGGTGGCGACACCGTTCCTCGAGCGTGCGCGGCGCGCACACGGCATCATCCTCTCGACCGGGCCCACCGGATCCGGCAAGACCACGACGCTCTATGCCACACTCAAGCAGGTCGCGACATCGCAGCTCAATGTGATGACGATCGAGGACCCGATCGAATACGAGCTCGCTTCAAGTGGCCTCAGTGTCAGCCAGTCCCAGGTGAACCCCCGGAAGGGAATCACCTTCGAGACCGGCCTGCGTCACATCCTCCGCCAGGACCCCGATGTGGTCATGGTGGGCGAGATCCGCGACACGGAGACCGCGCGCATCGCGATCCAGGCGAGCCTGACGGGTCACCTCGTTCTCTCGACGCTGCACACCAACGATGCACCGAGCGCACTCACGCGACTCATCGATCTCGGTGTCGAACCATTCCTGATCGGCGCGTCGCTCTCGGCGGTGGTCGCCCAGCGCCTGGTGCGGCTCGTTCATGCACCATGTTCCGGCTCCGGTTGCACGGAATGCCTTGGCACGGGACTGCGGGGTCGGACGGGAGTCTTTGAACTGCTTCTCGTCAACGAGCGACTGCGCGAACTCGTCTCTGCCGGTGCAGAACTCGCGGAACTTCGCATGACGGCGCGACAGGATGGCATGCGCTCGCTCATCCAGGAGGGCGAGCGCCTCGTTCGTGAAGGACGGACGACCACCGCGGAAGTCGAGCGCGTGCTTCTGGGGACACTCTGATGCTGTGGCACTACGAAGCGCTCGAGTCGGACCGCAGTGCGAACGACTCCGTCCCCCAGGTCGCGACCGCGCTGCGTGTGAAGGGGCGGCGCGGTTCGATCAGGCGCGGCGAGGTGTCTGCGGAGAGCGCAGCCGAGGCGCGTGCGGCGCTGCGATCCGCGGGCCTGAGCGTGCTCTCGGTCCGGGCGGTCGAGAATCGTCCTTCGTCTCCAGAGCGCGCTGCAGCAACTCACAAGGACCATGCACCTCCGCGTGTGCCAGCGGACTCGGCGTTCCAGGGATGGCTGCGCGGTCGCCGGGTCCAGGCCCGCGCCGATGCGCTTGACGCGATCGCGATGCTGCTCGACTCGGGTGTGCCGCTCCTGCAGGCGTTCGAGACGCTGACGACGAGCGATGGCGGTCGCGATCTGTCATCACGCCTGAGACGCACGCTCATGCTCGTTCGCGAGGATCTGCGCGCAGGTCTGCCTCTTCCGGGGGCGCTCCGGAGGCATCCTGGCTGGTTCGATCCGGTCGAGGTCGCGCTCATCGACGCGGCCGAATCCGGTGGCGGACTCGCTCCGGCGCTGCGCGAGCTTGCGGATCGGAATGCGTCGAGCGCGAAGCTCACGCAGAAGCTGATCGGTGCATTGACCTATCCGGCGATCGTGGCGATGGTCGGTGTCGCGGTCGCACTCTTTCTTGCATTGCGCACATTACCGCAGCTCACCGCCGTGCTCACGAGCTCCCGGATCGAGACTCCTGTGTTGACGAGCGCGGTCATGGCGATCGGTGGCTTCGTCGTGCGATGGGGCTGGTCTGTGATTGCGGTCACCGTGCTGATCGTGGTGATGGCTGTCCTGCTCGGACGACTTCGATACTTCCGTCGCTGGTCGGCGTTGATGGGAGACCTGCGCGATCGGCTGCAGAGTCGCGTTCCACTCGTCACGCGTCGGATGGCGGTCGCGCGCGTGTCGCTCCTGATCGCGGATCTCCTGCGCGCGGGCATTCCACTCGTCGATGCACTGCGGCTGGCGGCGCCGTCGTGTCGTGGCCTTGCGTCAGGTCTTGGAAGCGCACTCGTTCTATCCGCCGAGCGGATCGAGCGTGGACAGAGCTTCGTCGAATCGCTCTCCCCCGCCCCCGGAACCCCCGCCCCCGGAACCCCCGGCCCCGCCCCCGGCCCCGGAAGTAGAAATGGAGACTCCGACCCGCGCGCTCGACAATCCAACGTCCGGGGGGGCTTCCGGGGGGGATTCCGGGGGGGATTCCGGGGGGGGTGGTTTGATCGGGAGTTCCTGCAGCTCATCGCGGTGGGTGAAGCGAGCGGCGAACTTGCGCCGGTGCTCGAGCGGATCGGGCGGCGCTACGAGCGCCAGGCCGCTCGGCTCATCGATCGACTTGCAAGCGTGCTCGAACCGGCGACGATCGTGCTGCTCGCGACATTCGTCGGCATCGTGGTGATGGCCGCCGTCCTTCCACTCGTCAGGCT
This region of Phycisphaeraceae bacterium genomic DNA includes:
- a CDS encoding type II/IV secretion system protein; the encoded protein is MTPGSESRSFVGSIPRDFARRHLVVPGEASGEVEELLVSDPPPVPEVLHNISVRLRRPISTRVADAEWIAREIDRIFEEARRSTPATEDDSTTRHGTGTDASAGDNPSSGGGVESLLAAADRDLLNIDGKGSLVRLVDAILFEALGRDASDIHLQPLVDQCKVRYRIDGVLHDVRSIPPGVALSVTSRIKVMGRMDIAERRVPQDGRATVTIGTRVIDLRISTVPTSHGERVVLRLLDHSRELQDLQGLGMPPEVATPFLERARRAHGIILSTGPTGSGKTTTLYATLKQVATSQLNVMTIEDPIEYELASSGLSVSQSQVNPRKGITFETGLRHILRQDPDVVMVGEIRDTETARIAIQASLTGHLVLSTLHTNDAPSALTRLIDLGVEPFLIGASLSAVVAQRLVRLVHAPCSGSGCTECLGTGLRGRTGVFELLLVNERLRELVSAGAELAELRMTARQDGMRSLIQEGERLVREGRTTTAEVERVLLGTL
- a CDS encoding type II secretion system F family protein, giving the protein MLWHYEALESDRSANDSVPQVATALRVKGRRGSIRRGEVSAESAAEARAALRSAGLSVLSVRAVENRPSSPERAAATHKDHAPPRVPADSAFQGWLRGRRVQARADALDAIAMLLDSGVPLLQAFETLTTSDGGRDLSSRLRRTLMLVREDLRAGLPLPGALRRHPGWFDPVEVALIDAAESGGGLAPALRELADRNASSAKLTQKLIGALTYPAIVAMVGVAVALFLALRTLPQLTAVLTSSRIETPVLTSAVMAIGGFVVRWGWSVIAVTVLIVVMAVLLGRLRYFRRWSALMGDLRDRLQSRVPLVTRRMAVARVSLLIADLLRAGIPLVDALRLAAPSCRGLASGLGSALVLSAERIERGQSFVESLSPAPGTPAPGTPGPAPGPGSRNGDSDPRARQSNVRGGFRGGFRGGFRGGWFDREFLQLIAVGEASGELAPVLERIGRRYERQAARLIDRLASVLEPATIVLLATFVGIVVMAAVLPLVRLQEVLR